The proteins below are encoded in one region of Cytobacillus sp. IB215665:
- a CDS encoding prephenate dehydrogenase → MNKRVLIIGLGLIGGSIGLAISKAHKQTAIIGYDINTHNLKLAKTLGIIDEIAISLEQEVNSADLIILATPVRQTEILIEQMAQYKFKQSAIVTDVGSTKQFIVSKANIFRQKGVTFIGGHPMAGSHKSGVVAAKAHLFENAFYILTTPEDVGIEHVNDLKEWLKGTNAKFIHLSPQEHDRITGVISHFPHIIAASLVHQAETFQNEHEFISRLAAGGFKDITRIASSNPEMWRDILLHNKDELLHLFNHWTSEMETIRKMIDNEDGEGIFSYFSSAKRFRESLPAKAKGAIPSFYDLYVDVPDYPGIISEVTGYLALEKISITNIRIIEIREDIYGVLRLSFQSEEDRNKAVSCLAKHTSYDTYYG, encoded by the coding sequence ATGAATAAAAGAGTATTAATTATAGGTTTAGGTCTTATAGGTGGGTCAATAGGATTAGCAATTAGTAAAGCACATAAACAAACAGCAATCATTGGGTATGATATTAATACTCATAACTTAAAACTTGCTAAAACTTTAGGAATCATAGATGAAATTGCAATATCTTTAGAGCAAGAAGTAAATAGTGCAGACTTGATTATTCTTGCGACCCCTGTTAGACAAACAGAAATATTAATTGAACAGATGGCACAGTATAAGTTTAAGCAATCAGCTATCGTTACTGATGTAGGGAGTACTAAACAGTTTATAGTGTCAAAAGCGAATATATTCCGCCAAAAAGGTGTTACTTTTATTGGTGGGCATCCGATGGCAGGTTCTCATAAGAGTGGAGTAGTGGCAGCGAAAGCACATTTATTTGAAAATGCATTTTACATTTTAACTACACCTGAAGATGTTGGTATTGAACATGTAAACGATTTGAAGGAGTGGTTAAAAGGTACAAATGCTAAATTCATTCATTTATCTCCACAGGAGCATGATAGAATTACTGGGGTCATTAGTCACTTTCCACATATTATTGCAGCAAGCCTTGTACATCAGGCGGAAACGTTTCAAAACGAACATGAGTTTATAAGTAGACTAGCAGCTGGAGGCTTTAAAGATATTACACGAATAGCTTCAAGTAATCCGGAGATGTGGCGTGACATTTTACTCCATAACAAAGATGAGTTGTTACATCTATTCAACCACTGGACTAGTGAAATGGAAACAATTCGAAAAATGATTGATAATGAGGATGGTGAAGGAATCTTCTCTTACTTTTCTTCAGCAAAACGTTTTCGTGAGTCATTACCAGCAAAAGCTAAAGGTGCCATACCATCATTCTATGATTTATATGTAGATGTACCCGATTACCCTGGGATTATCTCTGAGGTAACAGGGTATTTGGCATTGGAGAAAATAAGTATAACGAATATACGTATTATTGAAATTCGAGAAGATATATATGGAGTTCTTCGCCTTAGCTTTCAATCGGAGGAAGATCGAAATAAAGCAGTTTCCTGTCTTGCGAAGCATACCAGCTACGATACGTATTACGGATAG